GGGAGGTCGGTTCTTCGATAATCCTGCAGGACTCCTCCCGGCGCCCGCAGGATCGGGACGGTCTCTCCCGAACAGCCGGGATGTTCTGTTTTTCGCGAACAACGCGTGACCTCCGGCACAGCCGCCAGCAGGGGATCGGTTCTGCGACACCGCAGGGAACTCCTCTGCTAAGGCCTGACAGGGGGATGGTGCGCTCTGCTGATTTCCGAAGGCACGATCACAGCGATGATCCCCGGTCTCTGGCACTGCTGTCGCACCGGGAGCCGCGGCCAGCAGGGCTGCAGCGGCACGGGGTCGCCGCCCGGTGTTGCTGCGCCCGGTAGGATCCCGTCATCCGACGCCGATCTCTTCGCAGGTGACATACCGGGTCCCATCGCTGAGGGGGACCGTGCCGAAGCGGACGGTTTTCTCCTCGCCGCTCCTGCACCGCACCCGCCCCGTGCACACCTTGGCGGCGGCCGCCTCCTCTCGCTCGCTCGCATCCGGGAACGCCCGTTCGAACCACTCTTCTTCTGCAGGAATATCCGCCAGGGTATACCCGAGGAGCTCGGTGAACTTCTGGTTGAGGAGGGTGTAGCGCCCGTCCGCCTGCGCAAGGGCGGCCGGGACCGGGGAAGCATCGAGCACCTCGGTGAACCGCTGTTCGCTGCGGCGGAGGCGGTCCTCGGTCTGCCGCCGGGCGATCGCGATGGAGGCCTGCCGCAGGAACGACTCGATCGCCTGGAGGTCTTCGAGCACCGCATCGGGGGGCAGGAAGATCCCGACGGTCCCGAATAACCGGTCGCTCCAGACCAGGAATGTGATGTACGCCTTGCCGATGTTCAGGGTGCGCAGGATCTCTTCGCAGAGATCTTCGGGGATCCGGTGGAAGCAGA
This Methanomicrobiales archaeon DNA region includes the following protein-coding sequences:
- a CDS encoding PAS domain-containing protein, whose amino-acid sequence is MPAGGDPLNLLHRGLEEFILYPEPAPGRPSFYDLCFHRIPEDLCEEILRTLNIGKAYITFLVWSDRLFGTVGIFLPPDAVLEDLQAIESFLRQASIAIARRQTEDRLRRSEQRFTEVLDASPVPAALAQADGRYTLLNQKFTELLGYTLADIPAEEEWFERAFPDASEREEAAAAKVCTGRVRCRSGEEKTVRFGTVPLSDGTRYVTCEEIGVG